The DNA region CAAAAGAAAGGGTGTGCCATAAGTCCATGACACACCCTTTCTTTTGTTTCCATTGAATATTAAACCCTGTTTCCCTCTTTTGGGAAAACCACGGTTGGCTTGAAGGTCTTAGCCTCCTCAAAGTCCATCAGGGCATAAGCGATGATGATGACGGTATCGCCCACCTGCACCTTGCGGGCTGCAGCACCGTTCAGGCAGATACAACCGCTGCCACGCTCACCCTTGATAATATAGGTCTCCAAGCGCTCACCATTGTTGTTGTCTACAATCTGAACCTTCTCGCCTGCTATCAGATTAGCAGCGTCCATCAAGTCCTCATCGATGGTGATGCTACCCATATAATTCAGGTTAGCCTCAGTTACGGTCACACAATGGAGCTTACTCTTCAATACTTCTATCTGCATTGTTCTGTTATTACTTGATCTGTTACGGATTAAACTTAATAAAGAATATCTATCGAGGAATTATCCCTTATACTTGATATGGTCAATGAGACGGATAGGAGTCTTACCGCAATAAACGGTGATGCAACCTACCACGTATGCACTATCCTCCCATGAAGAAACATCCTGCAGGCTGTCGCCATCCACAATCTGGAAATACT from Segatella copri includes:
- the panD gene encoding aspartate 1-decarboxylase, with the translated sequence MQIEVLKSKLHCVTVTEANLNYMGSITIDEDLMDAANLIAGEKVQIVDNNNGERLETYIIKGERGSGCICLNGAAARKVQVGDTVIIIAYALMDFEEAKTFKPTVVFPKEGNRV